A genomic stretch from Sulfobacillus thermosulfidooxidans includes:
- a CDS encoding 2Fe-2S iron-sulfur cluster-binding protein has product MANTVSIVIDGQPVEVLAGTTIRAACEQVGISIPTLCWHPNLTPANACRACVVEVEGSRALVASCSRPVEDQMKIHTDTERVKNARKTVAELLASAVDIGLAPDVQNLIVQTQADIHRFYDAQQEHVGLKDDNDLYIRDLDKCILCYRCVNTCGSDAQNTFAIAVAGRGLDAHIDPGTDRLLTDSDCVFCGNCVAVCPTGALMGKKEWQLRQEGQWDEAQIHVTETICTYCGVGCDLELHVLGNDIVKVTSPFDHPVTHGMLCVKGRYGYDFVQQED; this is encoded by the coding sequence ATGGCAAACACCGTTTCGATTGTGATTGATGGACAACCTGTAGAAGTTTTAGCCGGCACGACCATCCGTGCGGCCTGTGAACAGGTTGGCATATCCATTCCGACTTTGTGCTGGCATCCTAATCTCACGCCCGCCAATGCTTGCCGCGCCTGTGTGGTGGAAGTAGAGGGTTCACGGGCGCTTGTGGCGTCCTGTTCACGACCTGTCGAAGATCAGATGAAGATTCATACCGATACCGAACGGGTCAAAAATGCTCGCAAAACCGTTGCTGAATTATTAGCATCGGCGGTGGATATTGGGTTGGCTCCGGATGTACAAAATTTGATTGTTCAAACACAAGCTGATATCCACCGCTTCTACGATGCCCAACAAGAACATGTCGGTCTCAAAGATGACAATGATTTGTATATCCGCGACCTCGATAAATGTATTTTATGCTACCGCTGCGTTAACACCTGTGGAAGTGACGCCCAAAACACATTTGCCATTGCTGTCGCAGGTCGAGGTCTCGATGCCCATATCGATCCGGGTACGGACCGACTGCTTACGGATTCTGATTGTGTCTTTTGTGGAAATTGTGTAGCGGTTTGTCCTACGGGTGCCCTGATGGGCAAGAAGGAATGGCAACTGCGCCAAGAGGGACAATGGGATGAAGCTCAAATCCATGTGACCGAAACGATTTGTACGTACTGTGGGGTCGGATGTGATTTGGAGTTACATGTTTTAGGTAATGATATCGTCAAAGTGACATCACCATTTGATCATCCCGTGACCCACGGCATGTTGTGTGTTAAAGGACGCTACGGGTATGATTTTGTGCAGCAGGAAGACTGA
- a CDS encoding amidohydrolase family protein has product MPVLYRVHLVDNPRELVNIRWNDDGQITQIEPYHEKPENVPSIWASDIKGEGIWDGEEGLVLPGLVDAHTHLDKAKTYQASMTSDGTVQAAIREFRQVPPQTPDGVYERVMSILKQMVSYGTTLVRTHIDSYYPDLVRLSGIFSAMMAAKEAMKDKIEVQFVLMCPGEIDATWSKHLCEMRGNLSALGGAPWLSPDPVKNIQWILDQATRLGLGVDLHIDETLDPEVKTLEWLTDEVLRRSFSGSVVASHVLAIGTQDQAIQRRIARAVGEAEIHIVSLPQTNCYLQGRESPYLTWRGITPMRVWKDMGVNVALASDNMQDLFHPWGNGDLLQVASLALYAAQLQPRDEIDVLRAISYIPRLWLKGDENPLVPSRLADLLVLPVSSAHQVFSDMPAARAVFKQGRLISRRRVIVD; this is encoded by the coding sequence ATGCCCGTGTTATATCGGGTTCATTTAGTGGATAATCCCCGAGAATTGGTGAATATTCGGTGGAATGATGACGGGCAGATCACCCAGATTGAGCCTTACCATGAAAAGCCTGAAAATGTGCCCTCGATATGGGCTTCAGATATCAAAGGCGAGGGAATATGGGATGGAGAAGAAGGGCTCGTACTTCCTGGGCTGGTGGATGCTCACACGCATTTGGATAAGGCGAAAACTTATCAAGCTTCTATGACGTCAGATGGCACGGTACAAGCGGCCATTCGCGAATTTAGGCAAGTGCCTCCCCAAACACCAGACGGTGTTTATGAGCGCGTGATGTCCATTCTTAAACAAATGGTGTCCTATGGAACCACCCTCGTCAGAACCCATATTGATTCCTATTATCCGGATTTGGTTCGGCTCAGTGGAATATTCAGTGCGATGATGGCCGCCAAAGAGGCCATGAAAGACAAAATTGAGGTACAATTCGTCTTAATGTGCCCCGGTGAAATCGATGCGACCTGGTCAAAACATTTATGTGAGATGCGGGGTAATTTGTCGGCGTTAGGGGGAGCTCCTTGGCTGTCTCCCGATCCGGTGAAGAATATCCAGTGGATTTTAGACCAAGCGACCCGGTTAGGCTTAGGAGTGGATTTGCATATTGATGAAACATTGGATCCTGAGGTCAAGACGTTAGAATGGCTAACCGATGAGGTCTTGCGGCGATCATTTTCCGGATCTGTCGTGGCGAGCCATGTTCTGGCCATAGGAACCCAAGATCAGGCCATACAACGCCGCATTGCCCGTGCTGTGGGCGAAGCGGAAATTCACATTGTGAGTTTGCCCCAAACCAATTGCTATCTCCAAGGGCGCGAGTCACCATATTTAACCTGGCGAGGCATAACGCCCATGAGGGTGTGGAAAGACATGGGGGTCAATGTGGCTTTGGCTTCTGATAATATGCAAGATCTGTTTCATCCCTGGGGTAATGGGGATCTGTTACAGGTTGCTTCTTTGGCTCTTTATGCGGCGCAATTACAGCCGAGAGATGAAATCGATGTGTTACGGGCTATTTCTTATATTCCCCGCCTGTGGTTAAAGGGTGATGAAAATCCTCTTGTACCCTCTCGCCTAGCCGATTTGCTGGTTTTGCCTGTCTCTTCAGCTCATCAAGTGTTCTCAGACATGCCAGCAGCACGGGCTGTGTTTAAACAAGGACGCTTGATTAGCCGCCGCAGGGTCATTGTTGATTAA
- a CDS encoding ABC transporter ATP-binding protein, with amino-acid sequence MALLQVSALHAGYHSLNVLHDIHLDVQPGQQVVLLGANGAGKTTLLKCLIGLIPTSSGHVTWSDHDITHWAPSERVKAGLAYLSEVGVIASLSVEDNLNIGGYYLSRQERRKQRQRLLEQLPLLYDKRKDPAGSLSGGQRKILGFAKVLMGKPRLILMDEPSSGLAPVMVNEMINMLKTYRSSGPAFLIAEQNIKFLEGTDDVYVLDNGQIRFHGTPGDLDADAHVKSAYFGLN; translated from the coding sequence ATGGCCCTCTTACAGGTTTCAGCGCTTCATGCTGGGTATCATTCACTGAATGTGTTACACGACATTCATCTAGACGTGCAACCCGGACAACAAGTGGTTCTGTTAGGAGCCAACGGCGCAGGGAAAACCACACTATTAAAATGTCTTATTGGTCTTATTCCCACCTCATCCGGACACGTCACCTGGTCCGATCACGATATCACCCATTGGGCTCCCAGCGAACGGGTCAAAGCGGGACTCGCCTATCTTTCCGAGGTAGGGGTCATTGCCAGTTTAAGCGTGGAAGACAACTTAAATATCGGCGGCTACTATTTAAGCCGCCAAGAACGCCGCAAGCAACGGCAAAGACTCCTTGAACAACTACCGCTGTTATATGACAAACGTAAGGACCCAGCGGGGAGTCTCAGTGGTGGCCAAAGGAAAATTCTAGGCTTTGCCAAAGTCTTAATGGGCAAGCCGCGGCTTATATTGATGGATGAACCGTCTTCTGGGCTGGCTCCGGTCATGGTGAATGAAATGATTAACATGCTTAAAACCTACCGGTCTTCTGGCCCGGCGTTTCTCATTGCCGAACAAAACATTAAATTTTTAGAGGGAACCGATGATGTTTATGTTTTAGACAACGGGCAGATTCGTTTTCACGGCACTCCCGGGGATCTGGATGCCGATGCCCATGTGAAATCGGCGTACTTTGGGTTGAATTAA
- a CDS encoding ABC transporter ATP-binding protein, giving the protein MSHEPLMTVTNIIKKFGGFRALDGISLDVQPGEILGLVGPNGSGKTTLINVISGLYYPDYGSILFQGVDIARVPMHKRAGLGINRTFQIPKPFKSLTVQENVNLAYHYSKKSVMTPDEALEFVNLIDYRDHLASQLNSSQQKLLDLARALTTGPKLLLIDELAAGLNHQELETVANHLKSLSKQGIALIVVEHHLGFVNQLTERVIVMNAGKEIFQGSLSQAAQDPTVAAVYLGTGT; this is encoded by the coding sequence ATGTCCCATGAACCCTTAATGACCGTGACCAATATTATTAAGAAGTTTGGCGGTTTTCGTGCGTTAGATGGCATTAGCCTGGACGTGCAACCCGGAGAAATTCTGGGACTGGTCGGACCCAATGGTTCGGGAAAAACCACGCTGATCAATGTCATATCGGGGCTTTACTATCCGGATTACGGGTCCATTCTTTTTCAAGGGGTTGACATCGCGCGCGTTCCCATGCATAAACGCGCGGGTTTAGGCATTAATCGGACCTTTCAAATTCCCAAACCTTTTAAGTCCTTGACAGTGCAAGAAAATGTAAATTTAGCCTATCACTATAGTAAAAAGTCCGTCATGACTCCGGACGAGGCGCTCGAATTCGTCAATTTGATCGATTACCGGGATCATTTGGCATCCCAATTGAACAGCAGCCAGCAGAAATTATTAGATCTCGCCCGCGCATTGACGACGGGACCGAAATTGCTTCTAATCGATGAATTGGCAGCAGGACTTAATCATCAAGAACTCGAGACTGTCGCCAATCATTTAAAGAGTTTATCAAAGCAGGGCATCGCTTTGATTGTTGTTGAACATCACCTCGGATTTGTTAATCAATTAACGGAGCGCGTCATTGTCATGAATGCTGGCAAAGAAATTTTTCAAGGTTCATTAAGTCAAGCAGCTCAAGATCCCACGGTAGCTGCCGTCTATTTGGGAACGGGAACGTAA
- a CDS encoding branched-chain amino acid ABC transporter permease yields the protein MLNSLASRSKQNASKRLLANSLVPLLVLAGFSLSPLVYANHTILFQMMAFMALAQGVNLLYGFTGYLPFGYVGFFGIGAYGMAMSIQLWHFPGLLAVLMGGLLSVIIAIIFSPLLRLSGAYFAISSLAASEVLSNVVSNSQLTHLTGGPYGESLTQSYHPLTSYVAMVVVLVLTTVLLIVIRNAPFGRALMAIREDPVSAAMAGIAVVRSRSVVWLLSALIAGLTGAIFGWHLSVFYPSTVFDLNISILAIVFTLFGGSGTVTGPVLGSIVLYGLYNAIGISEPQYFQLIYGLLIMALVLFLPGGVVSLIQRRGNYVP from the coding sequence ATGCTTAATTCGTTAGCTTCCCGTTCAAAACAAAACGCCTCCAAAAGACTTTTGGCAAACAGCCTTGTCCCTTTGCTAGTCTTGGCAGGATTTTCTTTATCCCCTTTGGTGTACGCAAACCATACCATTTTATTTCAAATGATGGCCTTTATGGCGCTCGCACAAGGGGTAAATTTACTTTATGGTTTCACAGGCTATTTACCTTTTGGATATGTTGGATTCTTTGGTATTGGGGCTTATGGCATGGCCATGAGTATTCAATTGTGGCATTTTCCCGGCCTCTTGGCCGTGCTGATGGGTGGCCTCTTATCGGTTATCATCGCGATTATCTTTTCACCGCTTTTACGTCTATCAGGAGCCTATTTCGCGATTAGTTCTTTAGCAGCTTCAGAAGTGCTGAGCAATGTCGTGTCCAATTCGCAGTTGACGCATCTCACCGGCGGCCCTTATGGGGAATCTCTGACACAGAGTTATCATCCTCTTACTTCGTATGTCGCCATGGTAGTAGTACTAGTATTAACAACTGTTCTGTTAATTGTGATACGTAATGCACCTTTTGGTCGCGCCCTCATGGCCATTCGCGAGGATCCAGTAAGCGCGGCTATGGCGGGAATCGCTGTAGTACGCTCGCGATCTGTGGTTTGGCTCCTTTCCGCCTTAATCGCCGGGCTCACCGGAGCGATATTCGGGTGGCATTTGTCCGTCTTTTACCCCAGCACGGTATTTGATTTGAATATTAGTATTTTGGCGATTGTCTTCACATTATTTGGGGGTTCTGGCACCGTAACCGGTCCTGTTTTGGGGTCTATTGTCCTTTATGGGCTCTATAACGCGATCGGAATTTCTGAACCGCAATATTTTCAATTGATCTATGGGCTGCTCATTATGGCGCTCGTTTTGTTCTTACCAGGCGGCGTCGTATCGTTAATTCAGCGGAGGGGAAATTATGTCCCATGA